The Amblyomma americanum isolate KBUSLIRL-KWMA chromosome 6, ASM5285725v1, whole genome shotgun sequence genome has a window encoding:
- the LOC144094964 gene encoding uncharacterized protein LOC144094964 produces the protein MNALFLAFVIIAAGSLTAVIEAKCPEPTGSSDCVHIQCKAEECEAQGLECCPKPCGGTWCVKGV, from the exons ATGaacgcccttttcctcgccttcgtCATTATCGCCGCCGGTTCGCTAACAGCCGTGATCGAGGCCAAGTGCCCGGAGCCTACAGGTAGCTCTGACTGTGTCCACATCCAGTGCAAAGCTGAAGAATGCGAAGCCCAGGGTCTGGAGTGCTGCCCTAAGCCCTGCGGCGGTACCTGGTGCGTCAAAG GAGTGTAA